Proteins encoded in a region of the Pelmatolapia mariae isolate MD_Pm_ZW linkage group LG6, Pm_UMD_F_2, whole genome shotgun sequence genome:
- the LOC134628790 gene encoding transmembrane protein 121-like, with protein sequence MVTPQPNKPHVCLTAVLIMTSLAFVDAYLVEQNPGSRRLAVCVTVLASDACFLIVLRYVAVWAGSEVHTARRGYAMMLWFFYIFVLEIKVYFVYQNYKSQDTAADVEVVDVGVSRRGLTLLLSICVPIVFVTLAAIDHLEYLRPYKKREEIRSRLFWVVLDLLDIVDVQANLWELQSEGLPLWVEGLMFFYCYILLLVLPCVSLSEISMQGVNIVPHKMMLYPILSLATINIITLLIRTGNLLVYGDIRVSGIMMGKNVIAILVKSCSLLQYRKHQPAAPPADRGAEIQKNSQEEVQVYGGQHVGLPRVVIEDFTSIPEEEEEDEEGEEGGDDASQQEVSLNGDEIKEGETQLKRRDTTGLG encoded by the coding sequence ATGGTTACCCCACAACCAAACAAGCCCCACGTGTGCCTGACGGCAGTCCTCATCATGACCAGCCTGGCATTCGTGGACGCCTACCTGGTTGAGCAGAATCCGGGTTCCCGGAGGCTCGCCGTGTGCGTCACTGTGTTGGCGAGCGACGCGTGTTTCCTCATTGTCCTTCGATACGTGGCCGTCTGGGCCGGGTCAGAGGTGCACACCGCGAGGCGAGGCTATGCCATGATGCTCTGGTTCTTCTACATCTTTGTCCTGGAGATCAAGGTCTACTTTGTTTATCAGAATTACAAGTCCCAGGACACGGCCGCAGATGTGGAGGTGGTGGATGTAGGTGTGTCCCGGAGAGGTCTTACGCTGCTGCTGTCCATCTGCGTGCCTATTGTGTTCGTAACACTGGCTGCGATAGATCACCTGGAGTACTTGCGACCatacaaaaaaagagaggagataCGGAGCCGCCTGTTCTGGGTGGTGCTGGACCTGCTGGATATCGTGGATGTTCAAGCGAACCTGTGGGAGCTTCAAAGCGAAGGACTCCCCCTGTGGGTGGAGGGTTTGATGTTCTTCTACTGCTACATCCTCCTCCTGGTGCTGCCGTGCGTCTCCCTGAGCGAGATCAGCATGCAGGGGGTGAACATCGTCCCCCACAAAATGATGCTCTATCCCATCCTCAGCCTCGCCACCATCAACATCATCACCCTCCTGATCCGCACGGGAAACCTGCTGGTCTACGGGGACATCCGAGTGTCGGGGATCATGATGGGAAAGAATGTGATCGCCATCTTAGTGAAGAGCTGCAGCCTGCTGCAGTACAGGAAACACCAGCCGGCTGCTCCTCCGGCGGATCGGGGCGCCGAGATCCAGAAGAACTCTCAGGAGGAGGTTCAGGTGTACGGCGGTCAGCACGTGGGGCTGCCCAGAGTCGTGATTGAGGACTTCACCAGCATCccagaagaggaggaagaggatgaagaaGGCGAGGAGGGCGGTGATGATGCCAGTCAACAAGAGGTGAGCTTGAATGGCGATGAGATAAAAGAAGGAGAAACCCAACTGAAGCGACGGGACACGACTGGTTTGGGATAA